The segment CGCTCTTCCCCGGGCGAGAGGTCGACCTCGTGCCGAACGGAGCCCAGTCCGACCTCGTCGCCGGCGCCGGCGTGCGCCCTTCCGGCACCCGCCGCATGGTGTACATCGGCACCCTCTCCGAGCGTTTCGACACCGCCCTGGTCACTGACGTACTCACCCGCCTGCCGGACTGGACGCTCGACCTGTACGGCGAGTTCCGCTACGCCGGGCACGGCGACCAGCCGGCGCCCGAGTTCACCCGGCTGCTGGAGACTTTCCCCGGCCGGGTGACCTGGCACGGCGTCCTGCAGCGGGCCGAGCTCGGAACCGTGCTGGACCGGGCCGGAGTCGCACTGGTTCCGCACCGCTCCCGGTTCTCCCGCGGCCAGTCGTCGATGAAGTTCATGGACTACGCGGCCCGCGGCTGCCCGGTGGTGAGCACCCGGTGGGAGGACGACCTGGAACGGCAGGCGCCGCCTGGGGTGTGGTTCGCGGACACCGCTGACGAGTTCACCGGCGCTGTCCGGGACGCCGACCGCAACGACGCCGGCACCAGCCGTCTCGCCCTGGCATGGGCCGAGGAGCAGACCTGGGAACGCCGGTGGCCGCTCTGGGCCGGCGCGGTCTTCGACGACGTGGCCTCGGCCGGCTGACAGGAGCGACATGGAGATCGACGTTCTGCTCATGACCAACGCGGTGGCGCCGGACAAACTCGGTGGCCTCGAACGTTACGTCCGTGAACTGGCGGCTGCCCTGGTCCGGGCCGGTGTCAAGGCCGCGGTGGTCGGCAAGCGGGTGCTGCCGGACTCGCCGGACACCGAGATCGGCACGGACGGCGTCCGGGTGATCCGGCACGACGTCCCGAGCAAGGCGAGCAGGTCGTTCGCCCTGCAGTACCCGTGGCGCACGTGGCGGTCGATCCGCTCGATCCTCGACCAGCACCCGCGGGCGCTGCTGCACGGCCACTTCCCGCTGCCGATGCTCCCGCTCGCGCGGCCGTACGGATCCGCGACCCGGCCGTTCCTTTACACCCTGCACGCGCCGGTCCACAAGGAGCTGCTGGTCGAGCGGCAGGGCACGTACGCCCTCCCGGGTGTGGTGCAGCGGCCGGTGGTCGGTGCGCTGCGCCGGGTGGAAGCGTCCGTCGTGAACCAGGCCTCGCGGGTGGCCGTGCTCAGCGAGTTCATGCGCGGCCAGGTCGCCGAGCTGTCGCCGCGGGCCGGTGCCGAGGCCATGCTGATCCCGGGCGGCGTGGACACCGCGGTCTTCGAGCCGGGCGGAACTCCGCACCCGGAGCCGCTGCTCTTCACCGCGCGCCGGCTCACCCCGCGTACCGGGGTGACCGAGCTGATCGCCGCGATGACCGCAGTCGTCGCGAAGCATCCCCGGGCGCGGCTGGCGATCGCCGGTGACGGGCACCTGCGCGGCCGCATCGAGGCCGACATCGCCGCGCTCGGCCTGACCGGCAACGTGCAGCTGCTCGGCCGGGTCAGCGACGAAGACCTGCTGGCATGGTACCGGCGGGCCACCCTGACTGTGATGCCCACCACCGAGCTGGAGGGCTTCGGCCTGACCACCGCGGAGTCGCTGCTTTGCGGTACCCCGGTCCTGGTGACACCGGTCGGCGCCAACCCGGAGCTGGTCGCCGACATGGATCCACGGTTCGTCACCGCCGGTGCCGACCACGCCGACATCGCCGAGGGCATCATCGCCCTGCTCGATTCACCCGCGACTCTCGCCGAGGCACGCCGCTCGCTGCCCGGCGCGAAGGCCACCCACTGGTCCTGGGACACCGTCGCGGCCCGGCACATCGACTGGTACGAGGAAATGCGCCGATGAACCCCCGCCTGCAGATCGTCACACCAGTGTTTCCGCCGGCAGTCGGCGGCATCGAATCGCTCGCGCTCGGGCTGGCCGACCGCTGGGACGGACCGGTGGAGATCCTCGCCCTGGAGGAACCGGACTCACCGGAGTGGGATGCTGCTGCCGCGTACCCCGTGCATCGGGTGAGCAACGTCCCGCGCGGCGGCCGCCGCGCGATCGCCCGGCTGACCCGGGCCGCGCTGCCCCGGGCCCGGCGCTTCCGCCCGGACATCGTGCTCAACATGCACGTCCGGTGCGGATACGCCGCCGCGCTCGCGAAACTGCCCACCGGCGCGGTGTGGCTGCAGTACTACCACGCCAAGGAAGTGCCGACCTGGTCCCGGGAGACCCGGCTCTGTGCCCGCCGCGCTGACCAAGGCATCGCGGTCAGCCGGTACACCGCATCGCTGGTCCGCTCGGTCGCGCCGGAAGCCGGTCCGCTCACCGTCATCCCGCCCGGCATTCCGGAGCCCGCGCAGGTTGTCGGCGCCACCCGCCCGGACCGGCCGACACTGCTCACCGTGGCCAGGATTAACGACCCCTACAAGGGCCACGACGTGGTGCTCGACGCCCTGCCGATGATCCGCGAGAAGGTGCCCGGTGTTCGCTGGATCGTGGCCGGCGCCGGCAACCGGCTCGGGTGGCTCAGCGATCAGGTACGGACCCGCGGCCTCGGCGCCAACGTGGAGCTGCTCGGGCTGGTCGACGACTCGGAACGCGACCGGCTCCTCGCCACCAGCGACGTCTTCCTGCTGCCCAGCCGCACCAGCCCGGACGGGCGGGCCGGTGAGGGCTTCGGCATCGTCTACGCCGAGGCCGCCGCGGCCGGGCTCCCGATCGTCGCGGGCGACCATGGCGGCGTCGTCGACGCGGTGCGTGACCAGGTCAGCGGCCTGCTCGTGAACCCGGCAGACCCCCGGCAGGTAGCCGACGCGGTGATCGCCCTGCTGACCGACGACGCCCGGCGGGCCCGGATGTCGAGCGCCGCGCAGGCCTGGAGCGAACAGTTCCGGTGGCACCGGGTGGCACGGGCGTTCCAGGAGTTGGCACTCAGCACCTACGAGCGAAAGGGCTGACACGTCATGGTCGCTGTTCTGCACGTCACCCAGCCGACCACCGGCGGGGTGGGCCGGGTGGTTCTCGGCCTGGCGAGGGCTCAGGCTGACGCCGGGCTCGACGTCACCGTCGCCTGCCCGGCCGGCCCGCTCGCCGGGAAACTGGCGAACGCCGGGGTGCGCTGGGAACGGTGGGAGTCCGACCGGCAGCCCGGGCGCAGTGTCGCGGCGGAGATGGGCGCGCTCGACCGGATCATCACAGCCGGCCGGCCCGACCTCGTGCACCTGCACTCCAGCAAGGCCGGGCTGGTCGGGCGGCTCGCCGTACGCGGCCGCCGGCCGACCGTCTTCCAGCCGCACGCCTGGTCGTTCCTCGCCGCCACCGGCAAAGCGCGCTTCGCGGCGATCCGCTGGGAGCGGTACGCGACCCGCTGGACCGACCTCACCCTGTACTGCAGCGGACACGAGCGGGCGGAAGGCATCGCACACGGCGTGGCCGGTCCCGGGCGGCTGGTGCTCAACGGGGTCGACTTGGACCATTTCCATCCGTCCACCGAGCCGGAACGGCAGGCCGCCCGCGATGCACTGGACCTGCCCGCTGACAAGTTCGTCGCCGCAGTCGTCGGCCGCCGGTCCGAGCAGAAAGGGCAGGACATCGCCGTACAAGCCTGGCGCCGGATTCGCGCCGCAGAGCCGAACGCGATGCTGTTGCTTGTGGGCGACGGCTACCGCGATGCGCGTGATTCTAGAGCCGGCGTGGTGACCCGGGCTGCCCGCGAAGACGTACGGCCGGTGTTCCAGGCGGCTGACATCATGGTGTCGCCATCGCGCTGGGAAGGTTTGTCGCTGTCACTGCTAGAAGGCATGGCGGCCGGTCGACCTACCGTCGCCACCGACGTAGCAGGCAGCCGGGAAGCTCTGTTGGACGGCCCGCTCGCGCCGGGCGGCACCGTAGTGCCAGCCGCTGACGAGGATGCACTCACGGAGGCAGTTCTCATGCGGCTGCGGCGTCCCGACCTTACCGCCCGAGAGGGAGCCGCAGCCCGGCGGCGGGCTGAAGCGGCCTTCAGCGAGGCCGCTACAACCGACTCAGTGGTTGAAGCATACCGGCTGCTACTGGCCCGGCTTTGAGTTGCCGTGAGCTGGATTGCGTGAACTCGGCACCGTCGCTGCTTCCACGAAAGAAGCCACATCACCTGCGGCTACCTCGCTCTGCAACCCGGCCGCTGCGGTATGGGCGACCCCGGGTCTCGACGACGATCTCCCTGAGGCGACTACAGGAGGGACTGTGAAATCGGTTCCGGACACGTCCGGTAAAACCGCGACCGCGGTCAGGTCAGCGACAGCCGAGGCGGTTCCCACGCACGGACGGCGCAGACACGGCCTTGCCGTTGCCTTGAGCCTGTATACCCTGCTGCGTGCAATCAATTTCGCCACTCTGGCAATAGCCGCCAACATCCAGCACGAGGATCTGCGCGGACTATTGCTGGCCTTTGATGCTACTTGGTATGCAGACATTGCGGTTAACGGCTATGACGACGTTGTGAAGGCAGACTCAAACGGATTGCTCAAGCAAAGCAATCTCGCCTTCTTTCCACTCTATCCGGCTTTGACAGCGGCAGTGAAATCAACACTGCACGTCGACGTCGGTGCGGCGCTTCTCATGGTCGCCAATGTTGCCGCTTTCGCGGCGGCCGCTGCCTTATACGCTATCGGCTCGCACATCCGCAGCCCGCGTACCGGCATCCTGCTAGCGGCTCTGTGGGCAGTCACCCCCCACGCGATGGTCCAATCCATGGGGTACAGCGAATCCGTGTTCACCGCTTTGGCCGCCTACGGACTGTTCGCCCTCCTACGGCGCCAGTGGCTTACTGCAGGCATCCTCACACTGCTGGCCGGCTTGACCCGGCCCACTGCAGCAGCCCTCATCGCGACTGTAGTACTGGTCGCCTTGTTGGCCGTATGGAGGAAACCAGTTCTGTGGCGCGCCTGGGCCGCCATACTGCTGGCGCCACTGGGCCTAGTCGGTTTTATGACGTGGGTCGCCGTCCGTCTCGGTCGGATTGACGGCTACTTCTACGCACAAAGCCAGGCATGGAACATGTCATTCGACGGCGGCTTCTATACGGTACGGTTCTTCGTTTACTCATTCGTACGTAGCTCCTTCTTGGGCGGCTCGGCGCCATTCGAATACGCCGAGGTCAGTCTTGTCTTAGCGGCCGCTTCGCTGCTCCTGTTCGCGGCGGTCCGCGCTCGGGTGCCGTGGCCGTTGCTCTTGTACGCCGCAATCTGTCTGATCGTCGCCTTCACGGGCGCAGGCTTCTACTGGTCGAAGGCCAGGATGCTCGTGCCTGCGTTCCCGCTCCTACTCCCTCTTGTCTTCTGGAGCGAGCGAAGCAGGCTGAGGATCGTCCTGGTAATCACACTGTTGACCGTGATGTCAGCATTCCTGACCGTCTACTTGAGCCTGCATTGGAAACATTCCTTTTAACGGAGCCGGCGGCATTCGTAACCCACTTACAAGCCCTCGAAGAAGGCTCAATCACCACATGATCATCTATTCGCCGGCGGGATTCTGCGATGCCCGCAAGCCACACTGAGCCATTCCGCGCAAGCGACTACTGACGGTCACGTGGTTCGGTCGTGCTCGATGTGGAGGATGACCAGCGCGGCGGCGACGATCTTCCCGATCCGCGAGGGGTTGAGGCTGATGTTGCGGAGGGCTTTGAAGGTCATCTTGAGTAGGGAGTTTCCGCGTTCGCCGATGGCGCGCAGGCTGTTGTGGGCCTTGTTGAGCTGTTGCTGGATGGGGCTGAGCTTGGCGTTCTTCGGTTCTTGAACGCGACGGTGATGGTGTCGGAGTCGCCTTCGTAGCCAAGGTCGCCGAGGGTGCGCATGTCGGCGCCAGCAGCGGTGAGGACGGGCAGGATCTCGTCGTGGGTGCGTAGTGCGGTGATGTCGTGTTCACGGCCGGGTCGCACGTCGGAGGTCCAGATCGGCCAGCCGTCGGGCACGGTGACTACCCGGATGTTGCCGCCGTGGTTGTCATGTTTTCCCGACCACCAGAGGTCGACGCCGACCGTGGGACCCGGTGTTTGACAGCGGTCGGTCTCTACGAGGATCCCGTCGATGTTCACGTGGTCGTGACCGGCGGCCTTGGTGGCGAGTAGCGCGCCGTGCAGGCTCGGGGAGCGACCGGCGCCAATAGGCTCGCTACATGCAGTAACCGAGATGTTGCTCGG is part of the Actinoplanes sp. NBC_00393 genome and harbors:
- a CDS encoding glycosyltransferase family protein, translated to MRHLVMLAKSTWSPAIRREHALATLARANGVGVDFVEAPADIRRLRDRGTWTAGLRRVPPRRDSGPAIVYSRSTFVPGHRNAMATRLDNGLLRRTVETLCRQAAPADVAVVVNVPWQWGATSGADARRVFDAADDWNLLLDGRRPHVREAYARIAAEADAIVVANPKLAALFPGREVDLVPNGAQSDLVAGAGVRPSGTRRMVYIGTLSERFDTALVTDVLTRLPDWTLDLYGEFRYAGHGDQPAPEFTRLLETFPGRVTWHGVLQRAELGTVLDRAGVALVPHRSRFSRGQSSMKFMDYAARGCPVVSTRWEDDLERQAPPGVWFADTADEFTGAVRDADRNDAGTSRLALAWAEEQTWERRWPLWAGAVFDDVASAG
- a CDS encoding glycosyltransferase family 4 protein, translated to MEIDVLLMTNAVAPDKLGGLERYVRELAAALVRAGVKAAVVGKRVLPDSPDTEIGTDGVRVIRHDVPSKASRSFALQYPWRTWRSIRSILDQHPRALLHGHFPLPMLPLARPYGSATRPFLYTLHAPVHKELLVERQGTYALPGVVQRPVVGALRRVEASVVNQASRVAVLSEFMRGQVAELSPRAGAEAMLIPGGVDTAVFEPGGTPHPEPLLFTARRLTPRTGVTELIAAMTAVVAKHPRARLAIAGDGHLRGRIEADIAALGLTGNVQLLGRVSDEDLLAWYRRATLTVMPTTELEGFGLTTAESLLCGTPVLVTPVGANPELVADMDPRFVTAGADHADIAEGIIALLDSPATLAEARRSLPGAKATHWSWDTVAARHIDWYEEMRR
- a CDS encoding glycosyltransferase family 4 protein, whose product is MNPRLQIVTPVFPPAVGGIESLALGLADRWDGPVEILALEEPDSPEWDAAAAYPVHRVSNVPRGGRRAIARLTRAALPRARRFRPDIVLNMHVRCGYAAALAKLPTGAVWLQYYHAKEVPTWSRETRLCARRADQGIAVSRYTASLVRSVAPEAGPLTVIPPGIPEPAQVVGATRPDRPTLLTVARINDPYKGHDVVLDALPMIREKVPGVRWIVAGAGNRLGWLSDQVRTRGLGANVELLGLVDDSERDRLLATSDVFLLPSRTSPDGRAGEGFGIVYAEAAAAGLPIVAGDHGGVVDAVRDQVSGLLVNPADPRQVADAVIALLTDDARRARMSSAAQAWSEQFRWHRVARAFQELALSTYERKG
- a CDS encoding glycosyltransferase, whose protein sequence is MVAVLHVTQPTTGGVGRVVLGLARAQADAGLDVTVACPAGPLAGKLANAGVRWERWESDRQPGRSVAAEMGALDRIITAGRPDLVHLHSSKAGLVGRLAVRGRRPTVFQPHAWSFLAATGKARFAAIRWERYATRWTDLTLYCSGHERAEGIAHGVAGPGRLVLNGVDLDHFHPSTEPERQAARDALDLPADKFVAAVVGRRSEQKGQDIAVQAWRRIRAAEPNAMLLLVGDGYRDARDSRAGVVTRAAREDVRPVFQAADIMVSPSRWEGLSLSLLEGMAAGRPTVATDVAGSREALLDGPLAPGGTVVPAADEDALTEAVLMRLRRPDLTAREGAAARRRAEAAFSEAATTDSVVEAYRLLLARL